A genomic window from Bordetella genomosp. 9 includes:
- a CDS encoding ABC transporter substrate-binding protein has product MQSLHKKVLGALAGVALLSSAGVAHAEGQIRIAQQFGIVYLLLDVVQDQKLIEKRGKEAGVDIKVDFVQLSGGSAVNDALLSNSIDIAGAGVGPLFTIWDRTRGRQNVKGVASLGSFPYYLVSNNPAVKTIADFTDKDRIAVPATTVSVQSRILQMAAAKQWGDKSFDKLEPLTVAVPHPDATAAIIKGQNQINAHFGNPPFQQQELAGNPAAHIVLNSYDVQGGPASSTVLYATEKFRNDNPKTYKAFIDALDDAAKFIKAHPEEAVDTYIRVEKSKTDRDLLIKIVTDPEVSIQVEPRNTLGLGQFMHRIGAIRNQPASLKEYFFDDPRVSSGS; this is encoded by the coding sequence ATGCAATCACTCCATAAGAAAGTCCTTGGCGCCCTCGCCGGCGTCGCCTTGTTGTCGTCCGCCGGCGTCGCTCACGCCGAAGGGCAGATCCGGATCGCCCAGCAATTCGGCATCGTCTACCTGTTGCTGGACGTGGTCCAGGACCAGAAGCTGATCGAGAAGCGCGGCAAGGAAGCGGGCGTCGACATCAAGGTCGACTTCGTGCAACTGTCCGGCGGCTCGGCGGTCAACGATGCGCTGCTGTCCAACAGCATCGATATCGCGGGCGCCGGTGTCGGCCCGCTGTTCACCATCTGGGACCGCACCCGCGGCCGCCAGAACGTGAAGGGTGTCGCCTCGCTGGGCAGCTTCCCCTACTACCTGGTTTCCAACAATCCCGCGGTGAAGACGATCGCGGATTTCACGGACAAGGACCGGATCGCGGTACCGGCGACGACGGTGTCGGTGCAGTCGCGCATCCTGCAGATGGCGGCGGCGAAGCAGTGGGGCGACAAGTCGTTCGACAAGCTGGAGCCGCTGACGGTGGCGGTGCCGCATCCGGACGCGACGGCGGCCATTATCAAGGGCCAGAACCAAATCAACGCCCACTTCGGCAATCCGCCGTTTCAGCAGCAGGAGCTGGCTGGCAATCCGGCAGCACACATCGTGTTGAACTCCTACGACGTGCAGGGTGGACCGGCGTCATCGACGGTGTTGTACGCGACGGAGAAGTTTCGCAACGACAACCCGAAGACGTACAAGGCCTTCATCGATGCCCTGGACGATGCCGCGAAGTTCATCAAGGCGCATCCCGAAGAAGCGGTGGACACCTACATCCGGGTGGAGAAGTCGAAAACCGATCGCGATCTGCTGATCAAGATCGTCACGGACCCCGAGGTGTCGATCCAGGTCGAGCCGCGCAACACGCTGGGGCTGGGCCAGTTCATGCATCGGATCGGCGCCATCAGGAATCAGCCGGCTTCGCTCAAGGAGTATTTCTTCGATGACCCACGAGTTTCCAGCGGCAGTTGA
- a CDS encoding ABC transporter ATP-binding protein, with product MATPVATAPLLQFDRVSLEYRTPARIVRATHEISLDIHEGDSFVLLGPSGCGKSTLLKAAAGFIEPAAGEIRLREQVVHGPSPDRVVVFQEFDQLPPWKTVEQNVMFPLLASRTADRKTARERARHCLEQVGLARFAASYPHELSGGMKQRVAIARALAMQPSVLLMDEPFAALDALTRRKMQEELLALWNELRMTVLFVTHSIEEALVVGSRIALLSPHPGRVRAELNSHEWGLHSMGSAAFQAAARRIHGMLFDEPVGRADARIRPTHRVA from the coding sequence ATGGCAACGCCGGTCGCGACGGCGCCGCTGCTGCAGTTCGATCGCGTCAGTCTCGAATATCGGACGCCCGCGCGGATCGTGCGCGCCACGCACGAAATCAGCCTGGACATCCACGAAGGCGACAGCTTCGTCTTGTTGGGGCCTTCGGGCTGTGGCAAGTCGACGCTGCTCAAGGCGGCGGCAGGATTCATCGAGCCGGCAGCCGGCGAAATCCGGCTGCGTGAACAGGTCGTGCATGGCCCCTCCCCGGACCGGGTGGTCGTGTTCCAGGAGTTCGATCAGCTGCCGCCGTGGAAGACGGTAGAGCAGAACGTGATGTTCCCGCTGTTGGCGTCGCGCACGGCGGATCGAAAAACGGCGCGCGAGCGGGCACGCCATTGCCTGGAGCAGGTCGGGCTGGCGCGGTTCGCCGCTTCGTATCCGCACGAGTTGTCGGGCGGCATGAAGCAGCGCGTGGCGATCGCCCGCGCGCTGGCGATGCAGCCGAGCGTACTGTTGATGGACGAGCCGTTCGCCGCGTTGGATGCGTTGACGCGCCGCAAGATGCAGGAAGAACTGCTGGCGCTGTGGAACGAGCTTCGAATGACGGTGCTGTTCGTCACGCATTCGATCGAGGAGGCCTTGGTCGTGGGCAGCCGAATTGCCCTGTTGTCGCCGCATCCTGGCCGGGTGCGTGCCGAATTGAACAGTCATGAATGGGGACTGCACAGCATGGGCAGCGCAGCCTTCCAGGCGGCCGCCCGACGTATCCACGGCATGCTGTTCGACGAGCCCGTCGGCCGCGCCGACGCCCGTATCCGCCCGACGCATCGCGTCGCTTGA
- a CDS encoding phytoene desaturase family protein, which yields MAASYDAIIIGGGHNGLVCGAYLARAGRKVCVLERRDVIGGAAVSEAVWPGYRVSVASYTMALLQPRIIQELELARHGYAVIRPTPMVHLYGEGRSLVFGDDKQLHAGMSRFSAADAAAYPRYRDHMARLGATVSRMLWEIPPDPAASDLSSRLRLLRFAWRYRNIGEQFYDLYDVLTLSARDFLGRWFQADETIAALGFYVACGGATTTLSAPGSAYVLLRGYVRDHTTPAGPAGFVRGGMGSISEAIAASGQAHGMEVRLGAPVARVDVEAGRATGVTLESGETLQAKCVISNAATKVLFRRLVDPAHVPAEFLARVDRIRDVSHAFKVNLAMNRLPVFKDFDAAGAGFDYPTQIRIGPSVDYLEQAYDAARQGGFAARLPLVILTPSKLDATVAPPGKHLISIFGQHAPYRLRDSDWSTGRDRLRDAVFDTLEAHAPGFRDCVDDAQVLAPPDLEERFALPGGHVHHGELSADQIFFRRPVRGAADYRTPIAGLYQCGASVHPGGGVTGVPGHNAARVILASRL from the coding sequence ATGGCGGCAAGCTACGACGCGATCATCATCGGCGGCGGACACAATGGGCTGGTGTGCGGCGCCTACCTGGCTCGCGCGGGCCGCAAGGTCTGCGTGCTGGAGCGGCGCGACGTGATCGGCGGCGCGGCGGTCAGCGAGGCTGTCTGGCCGGGCTACCGGGTGTCGGTCGCGTCCTACACGATGGCGTTGCTGCAGCCGCGCATCATCCAGGAACTGGAGCTGGCCCGGCATGGCTACGCCGTCATCCGACCGACGCCCATGGTGCACCTGTACGGTGAAGGCCGCAGCCTGGTCTTCGGCGACGACAAGCAGCTGCACGCCGGCATGAGCCGTTTCAGCGCGGCGGATGCCGCCGCCTATCCCCGCTACCGCGACCACATGGCGCGGTTGGGCGCCACGGTGTCCCGCATGCTCTGGGAGATTCCGCCGGACCCGGCCGCCAGCGACCTGTCGTCGCGGCTGCGCCTGCTGCGCTTCGCCTGGCGCTATCGCAATATCGGCGAGCAGTTCTACGACCTCTACGACGTGCTGACGCTCAGCGCACGGGATTTTCTCGGGCGCTGGTTCCAGGCCGACGAAACCATCGCGGCCCTGGGCTTCTACGTCGCCTGCGGCGGCGCGACCACCACCCTGTCGGCGCCGGGTTCGGCCTATGTGCTGCTGCGCGGCTATGTCCGCGATCACACCACGCCCGCCGGGCCGGCCGGCTTCGTGCGCGGCGGCATGGGCTCGATCTCGGAAGCCATCGCCGCGTCCGGCCAGGCGCACGGGATGGAAGTCCGCCTGGGCGCGCCTGTGGCGCGCGTCGACGTGGAGGCCGGCCGCGCCACCGGGGTCACCCTGGAAAGCGGCGAAACGCTGCAGGCGAAGTGCGTGATATCGAATGCCGCGACCAAGGTGCTGTTCCGCCGGCTGGTGGATCCCGCCCACGTACCGGCGGAATTCCTGGCGCGCGTCGACCGCATCCGCGACGTGTCCCACGCCTTCAAGGTCAACCTGGCGATGAACCGGCTGCCGGTCTTCAAGGATTTCGACGCGGCGGGAGCGGGCTTCGACTATCCCACGCAGATACGCATCGGGCCGTCCGTGGACTATCTCGAACAGGCCTACGATGCCGCGCGCCAGGGCGGTTTCGCGGCGCGCCTGCCGCTGGTCATTCTGACGCCCAGCAAGCTGGATGCGACGGTCGCGCCCCCGGGCAAGCATCTGATCAGCATTTTCGGACAGCATGCGCCCTACCGCCTGCGGGACTCGGACTGGAGCACGGGACGCGACCGCCTGCGCGACGCCGTGTTCGATACGCTGGAAGCCCATGCGCCGGGGTTTCGCGACTGCGTGGACGATGCCCAGGTGCTGGCGCCGCCGGACCTGGAAGAACGCTTCGCGCTGCCCGGCGGCCACGTGCACCACGGCGAACTGAGCGCGGACCAGATCTTCTTTCGCCGGCCCGTGCGCGGCGCGGCGGACTACCGCACGCCTATCGCCGGCCTGTACCAGTGCGGGGCCTCCGTCCACCCGGGCGGCGGCGTGACAGGCGTGCCCGGCCACAATGCCGCGCGCGTCATCCTGGCCTCACGGCTTTGA
- a CDS encoding amidohydrolase family protein, translating to MFIDFSSRPPAPGFEGRAPHLANYRRVYGNSEAQVDRETGPDALREYLDTYERLDARAVVLKARDLSSTFGFKIANETVADFCREHGPRYIGFAGVDPHRGMAAVRELEQAVKELGLRGLNIQGFELGLDIDDRLLYPLYAKCSELDVPVNVHCGTNFSTRTSMHHGHPQALDRVLRDFPDLRVCASPPGWPWVNELIAVAWRHPNLWIGTLAIRPRLMTTPHSGYEALLQYGKTVLKHRMIFGTAFPMMPVPRTLDEFSALPLPDDVRQRWLCDNAAEFLRLDATA from the coding sequence ATGTTCATCGATTTTTCCAGCCGCCCGCCCGCCCCAGGTTTCGAAGGCCGGGCGCCCCACCTGGCGAACTATCGCCGCGTCTACGGCAACAGCGAGGCGCAGGTCGATCGCGAGACCGGACCCGATGCGTTGCGGGAGTACCTGGACACCTACGAACGCCTCGACGCCCGGGCCGTGGTGCTGAAGGCCCGCGACCTGAGCTCCACCTTCGGCTTCAAGATCGCCAACGAGACGGTGGCCGATTTCTGCCGCGAGCATGGGCCGCGGTATATCGGCTTCGCCGGTGTGGATCCGCATCGCGGCATGGCCGCCGTCCGGGAACTGGAACAGGCGGTCAAGGAGCTGGGGCTGCGCGGCCTGAATATACAGGGCTTCGAGCTGGGGCTCGATATCGACGACCGCCTGCTGTATCCGCTGTACGCGAAATGCTCCGAGCTCGATGTGCCGGTCAACGTGCACTGCGGCACGAATTTTTCGACCCGCACGTCCATGCATCATGGCCATCCGCAGGCGCTGGACCGGGTGCTGCGCGACTTCCCCGACCTGCGCGTCTGCGCGTCGCCCCCGGGTTGGCCCTGGGTCAATGAATTGATCGCCGTGGCATGGCGGCATCCCAATCTCTGGATAGGAACCCTGGCGATCCGTCCACGCCTGATGACGACGCCGCACTCCGGCTATGAAGCGCTGCTGCAGTACGGCAAGACGGTCCTGAAGCACCGTATGATCTTCGGCACCGCCTTCCCCATGATGCCTGTGCCCCGCACGCTGGACGAGTTCTCGGCCTTGCCGTTGCCGGACGACGTGCGGCAGCGGTGGCTATGCGATAACGCCGCGGAGTTCCTGCGGCTGGACGCAACGGCCTGA
- a CDS encoding DUF4148 domain-containing protein, translating to MKTKTIVSALILSFAAIGAAQATPRGDSDNTPFQGVYGQQASSTSRDQVVAQLEQARAAGLTANADSDNAPFTAQADVASVPAVAQGGGAPNDIAFGDIDNQPFQG from the coding sequence ATGAAGACCAAGACCATCGTTTCCGCTTTGATTCTTTCCTTTGCCGCCATCGGCGCTGCCCAAGCGACGCCCCGTGGCGATTCGGACAACACGCCCTTCCAAGGCGTCTATGGCCAACAAGCCAGCAGCACGAGCCGCGACCAGGTCGTCGCGCAACTCGAACAAGCCCGCGCCGCTGGCCTGACCGCCAACGCCGACAGCGACAACGCGCCCTTCACCGCGCAAGCCGACGTGGCTTCGGTGCCCGCGGTTGCCCAAGGCGGCGGCGCGCCCAATGACATCGCCTTCGGCGACATCGACAACCAGCCCTTCCAAGGCTGA
- a CDS encoding ABC transporter ATP-binding protein — translation MNMIELRQVSKRYGGVQALHPVDLSVRKGEFVTLLGPSGSGKTTLLNLIAGMVPPSTGRIVIDGRDVTTSPPSKRQLGMVFQNYALMPHMTVFENIAFPLRVRRLARAEIERKVREVLELVRLPDLAARKPRELSGGQQQRVSLARCIVYNPALILLDEPLGALDKKLREQMQLELRRIHAELGITMVNVTHDQDEALTMSDRIVLMNGGRIEQEDKPEALYFRPATRFAADFIGTANLLPCDVRAATPDGVAVSTALGDMRATRCAGSQGIAPANATPGASAASLLIRPESIVMHAAGAPPGEEQGVDGVLEDTIILGGIVRHHVRVGASVRMVVQEQNRRDRVPLPRDAPVRLTWSHRDCLVLD, via the coding sequence ATGAACATGATAGAACTGCGACAGGTCTCCAAGCGCTACGGCGGTGTGCAGGCCCTGCATCCCGTGGACCTGTCGGTGCGCAAGGGCGAGTTCGTCACGCTGCTCGGCCCCAGCGGATCCGGCAAGACGACGCTGCTCAACCTGATCGCCGGCATGGTGCCGCCGTCGACGGGCCGCATCGTCATCGACGGCCGCGACGTCACCACCAGCCCGCCCAGCAAGCGGCAACTGGGCATGGTGTTCCAGAACTACGCGCTGATGCCGCACATGACGGTGTTCGAGAACATCGCCTTTCCGCTGCGCGTGCGCAGGCTCGCGCGCGCCGAGATCGAACGCAAGGTTCGCGAGGTGCTGGAACTGGTGCGCCTGCCCGACCTGGCGGCACGCAAGCCGCGCGAGCTGTCCGGCGGCCAGCAGCAACGGGTCTCCCTGGCGCGCTGCATCGTCTACAACCCGGCGCTGATATTGCTGGATGAGCCGCTGGGCGCGCTGGACAAGAAGCTGCGGGAACAGATGCAGCTGGAGCTGCGCCGCATCCATGCCGAGCTCGGCATCACCATGGTGAACGTCACGCACGACCAGGACGAAGCGCTGACCATGTCCGATCGCATCGTCCTGATGAACGGCGGCCGCATCGAACAGGAGGACAAGCCGGAGGCGCTCTACTTCCGCCCGGCGACGCGCTTCGCCGCCGACTTCATCGGCACCGCGAACCTGCTTCCCTGCGACGTGCGCGCGGCGACGCCCGACGGCGTGGCGGTATCGACGGCGCTGGGTGACATGCGCGCCACGCGCTGCGCGGGGTCCCAGGGCATTGCCCCGGCCAACGCGACGCCCGGCGCCAGCGCAGCCAGCCTGCTGATACGACCCGAGAGCATCGTCATGCACGCCGCCGGCGCGCCGCCCGGCGAGGAACAAGGGGTGGATGGCGTTCTGGAAGACACCATCATCCTGGGCGGCATCGTGCGGCATCACGTCCGCGTAGGGGCGTCCGTCCGCATGGTGGTGCAGGAACAGAACCGTCGCGACCGGGTGCCGCTGCCACGCGACGCGCCCGTGCGGCTGACGTGGTCGCACCGGGATTGCCTGGTGCTGGACTAG
- a CDS encoding TauD/TfdA dioxygenase family protein: MSANPIPADFPPQSIDIRPLSGPLGAEVLGLDLSRPLNDEDFRRIHRAHLDHHVLVFRDQRITPRQQIDFSRRFGPLQIHVLRNFQLAGHPEVLVVSNIKENGQPIGLGDAGAFWHSDLSYKDKPSLGSLLHAQELPPQGGDTLFSNQHAAYEDLPAALKRTLDGKRAEHNYLAKYEDLRARSPWRPPLTAKQIEEVKPAVHPVVRMHPETGRKALFVNEHFTTRILGLPEDESRALLDELFAFSVRPEYLYTHYWQPGDMVFWDNRSVMHLAAGTPDFLRRKLYRTTIEGDIPS; this comes from the coding sequence ATGAGCGCCAATCCGATTCCAGCCGATTTCCCCCCGCAATCAATCGACATCCGCCCGCTGTCCGGCCCCTTGGGCGCCGAGGTGCTGGGGCTGGATTTGTCCCGGCCGCTGAACGACGAGGACTTTCGGCGGATACATCGCGCACACCTGGATCATCACGTGCTGGTGTTCCGCGACCAGCGCATCACCCCGCGGCAACAGATCGACTTCAGCCGGCGCTTCGGACCTTTGCAGATCCACGTCTTGCGCAACTTCCAGCTGGCCGGGCATCCGGAGGTGCTGGTGGTATCGAACATCAAGGAGAACGGCCAGCCGATCGGACTCGGCGATGCCGGGGCGTTCTGGCATTCGGACCTGTCGTACAAGGACAAGCCCAGTCTGGGCTCGCTGTTGCATGCGCAGGAATTGCCGCCGCAGGGCGGCGATACGCTGTTCTCGAACCAGCATGCGGCATACGAAGACCTGCCCGCGGCGCTCAAGCGCACCCTGGACGGCAAGCGCGCGGAGCACAATTACCTGGCCAAATACGAGGACCTGCGCGCCCGCAGTCCATGGCGCCCGCCATTGACGGCCAAGCAGATCGAGGAAGTGAAGCCGGCGGTGCATCCGGTGGTGCGCATGCACCCGGAGACGGGCCGCAAGGCCCTGTTCGTCAACGAGCACTTCACGACCCGTATCCTCGGCCTGCCCGAAGACGAGAGCCGTGCTTTGCTCGACGAGCTGTTCGCCTTCAGCGTGCGACCCGAATATCTATACACGCACTACTGGCAACCCGGCGACATGGTGTTCTGGGACAACCGCTCGGTCATGCACCTGGCCGCGGGCACGCCGGACTTCCTGCGCCGCAAGCTCTATCGCACCACCATCGAAGGCGACATCCCCTCCTGA
- a CDS encoding class I adenylate-forming enzyme family protein, which translates to MQTQSSTVQAELVRRQREESLALPESLGEFVRQRAALMGDAVAAVWFEQQQSMSYGQLDEQADRLASSLLARGVRKGCHVAVMLGNTPAFPVTWIALGRIGAVMVPVNTSYTTDELDFVLRDSDAQYVVVESGLLAKLQALQALPPLLAPERIVVYAQGGAGDGRADTRGDDSGADRDRAAQLDWHALVRDGQPGFTPPAPVARTDILNLQYTSGTTGFPKGCLLTHDYWMIHAHNSARHRRTGEGGIHNVLVWAPFFYMDPMWQFLMTLALGGTAYIADRMSLSRFMSWLKDYRIHYCIFPEPVLSHYPESPADGEIDLKYISIYGWTETARRDVQRRFNLTAREGYGMTEIGTGALMPEWAYEMSLVRSCGLPAAFRRFEIRDEIGAPTPDGEIGELWVRGRGIFLGYYKRPQANAESFDGEWFRTGDLFRRDEAGYYYLVGRIKEMIKRAGENIAANEVEAVLRGMDDIEEAAVVPVPDPLRREEVKAYIKLRAGLTSSEVPPEAIFEHCARHLAPFKVPRYLHYMEEDFPRTPSRKIAKKRLIAEMTDPFAGSYDRQQSVWR; encoded by the coding sequence ATGCAGACACAGTCTTCGACCGTGCAGGCCGAACTCGTCCGTCGCCAGCGCGAAGAGTCGCTGGCCCTGCCCGAATCGCTGGGTGAATTCGTGCGGCAGCGCGCCGCGCTGATGGGCGACGCCGTCGCGGCGGTGTGGTTCGAACAGCAGCAGTCCATGAGCTATGGCCAGCTCGATGAGCAGGCGGACCGCCTGGCGTCCAGCCTGCTGGCGCGCGGCGTGCGCAAAGGCTGCCACGTCGCGGTCATGCTGGGCAACACGCCGGCCTTTCCGGTGACCTGGATCGCCCTGGGACGCATTGGCGCGGTGATGGTGCCGGTCAATACGTCGTACACGACCGACGAACTGGACTTCGTGCTGCGGGATTCGGACGCGCAGTACGTGGTGGTGGAATCGGGTTTGCTGGCCAAGCTGCAGGCGCTGCAGGCCCTGCCGCCGCTGCTGGCGCCCGAGCGCATCGTCGTGTATGCGCAGGGCGGCGCAGGGGATGGCAGGGCTGACACCAGGGGCGACGACAGCGGTGCCGACCGCGATCGCGCGGCGCAGCTCGACTGGCACGCGCTGGTGCGCGACGGCCAACCCGGTTTCACGCCACCGGCGCCGGTGGCGCGCACGGACATACTGAACCTTCAGTACACCTCGGGCACGACGGGCTTCCCCAAGGGCTGCCTGCTGACGCACGACTACTGGATGATCCACGCGCACAACTCGGCCCGGCACCGCCGCACCGGCGAGGGCGGCATCCACAACGTGCTGGTGTGGGCGCCGTTCTTCTACATGGATCCCATGTGGCAGTTCCTGATGACGCTGGCACTGGGCGGCACCGCCTACATCGCCGACCGCATGAGCCTGAGCCGCTTCATGTCGTGGCTGAAGGATTACCGCATCCACTATTGCATCTTCCCGGAACCCGTGCTGTCGCATTATCCGGAGTCCCCCGCCGATGGCGAGATCGACCTGAAGTACATCAGCATCTACGGCTGGACCGAGACCGCTCGCCGCGATGTGCAACGCCGTTTCAACCTGACGGCGCGCGAAGGTTACGGCATGACGGAGATCGGCACCGGCGCCCTCATGCCGGAATGGGCGTACGAGATGTCGCTGGTACGCAGCTGTGGGCTGCCGGCGGCTTTCCGGCGCTTCGAGATCCGCGACGAGATCGGCGCGCCCACGCCCGATGGCGAGATCGGCGAATTGTGGGTGCGCGGCAGGGGCATTTTCCTGGGCTACTACAAGCGGCCGCAAGCCAACGCCGAGAGTTTCGACGGAGAATGGTTCCGCACGGGCGATCTTTTCCGCCGTGACGAGGCCGGCTATTACTACCTGGTCGGACGCATCAAGGAAATGATCAAGCGCGCGGGCGAGAACATCGCCGCGAACGAGGTCGAAGCCGTGCTGCGCGGCATGGACGATATCGAGGAAGCCGCGGTGGTGCCCGTTCCCGATCCGCTGCGCCGCGAGGAGGTCAAGGCCTACATCAAGCTGCGCGCCGGCCTGACATCCAGCGAGGTCCCGCCGGAAGCCATATTCGAACACTGCGCCAGGCACCTGGCGCCGTTCAAGGTGCCCCGCTACCTGCATTACATGGAAGAGGATTTTCCCCGCACGCCGTCGCGCAAGATCGCCAAGAAGCGGCTGATCGCCGAGATGACCGATCCTTTCGCGGGCAGCTACGACCGCCAACAATCTGTCTGGCGCTGA
- a CDS encoding DUF4148 domain-containing protein, with product MKTKTIVSALILSFAAIGAAQATPRGDSDNTPFQGVYGQQASSTSRDQVVAQLEQARAAGLTANADSDNAPFTAQADVASVPAVAQGGGVHGDIAFGDIDNQPFQG from the coding sequence ATGAAGACCAAGACCATCGTTTCCGCTTTGATTCTTTCCTTTGCCGCCATCGGCGCTGCCCAAGCGACGCCCCGTGGCGATTCGGACAACACGCCCTTCCAAGGCGTCTACGGCCAACAAGCCAGCAGCACGAGCCGCGACCAGGTCGTCGCGCAACTCGAACAAGCCCGCGCCGCCGGCCTGACCGCCAACGCCGACAGCGACAACGCCCCCTTCACCGCGCAAGCCGACGTGGCTTCGGTGCCCGCGGTTGCCCAAGGCGGCGGCGTGCATGGCGACATCGCCTTCGGCGACATCGACAACCAGCCTTTCCAAGGCTGA
- a CDS encoding ABC transporter permease, with the protein MNGSRTVPQPIFTARHAWRLAGAAAAWVGYVFLLMPSLVVIPISFGGGQELSFPPRQLSLALFRQFLSDPAWWGSALQSLLVAACVTVLSLLIALPASYALARGRFRGRRVLELVSLAPMLVPVVVLGLGMYMHLAALHMVNTTTGVVLAHTVATIPFMLVALGAGLRHADPALETAAMIMGASRLRIFMEVVLPQIRPSVLVGALFAFLISFDEVIIAYFITGPETLTLPVKMYSAIRWEVSPVLAAVSTLLTLLSLVVCLAIMALQPSPHKPD; encoded by the coding sequence ATGAACGGATCGCGCACCGTGCCTCAACCCATTTTCACCGCCCGCCATGCCTGGCGGCTGGCCGGCGCGGCGGCCGCATGGGTGGGCTATGTCTTCCTGCTGATGCCCAGCCTGGTCGTCATCCCGATCTCGTTCGGCGGCGGCCAGGAGCTCAGCTTTCCGCCCAGGCAGCTGTCGCTGGCGCTGTTCCGCCAGTTCCTGAGCGATCCCGCCTGGTGGGGTTCGGCCTTGCAGAGCCTGCTGGTGGCCGCCTGCGTGACGGTACTGTCGCTGCTGATCGCACTGCCGGCTTCCTACGCGCTGGCGCGCGGACGCTTCCGCGGCCGCCGTGTGCTGGAACTGGTTTCGCTGGCCCCCATGCTGGTGCCGGTGGTGGTGCTGGGACTGGGCATGTACATGCACCTGGCCGCGCTGCACATGGTGAACACGACCACAGGCGTGGTGCTGGCGCATACGGTGGCCACCATCCCCTTCATGCTGGTCGCGCTGGGCGCCGGCCTGCGCCACGCGGATCCGGCCCTGGAAACCGCCGCCATGATCATGGGCGCCAGCCGCCTGCGCATCTTCATGGAAGTCGTGCTGCCGCAGATCCGCCCTTCCGTGCTGGTCGGCGCGCTCTTTGCGTTCCTGATTTCCTTCGACGAGGTCATCATCGCCTACTTCATCACCGGGCCGGAAACGCTGACCCTGCCGGTCAAGATGTACAGCGCGATCCGCTGGGAAGTCTCCCCGGTGCTGGCCGCCGTGTCGACCCTGCTCACCCTGCTGTCGCTGGTCGTCTGCCTGGCCATCATGGCCTTGCAGCCCAGTCCCCACAAACCCGATTGA
- a CDS encoding MerR family transcriptional regulator, with amino-acid sequence MLPEPDQPKDGEHMSSADLSLSASEAARRLGVSIKALRLYERQGLISPGRTPPGYRAYRPDDMARAAEVVALRTLGLSLAQVARVLDGDPASLKVALTAHETALDNDIRALVHKLDKLRNIQADLAGGQMPSDGELTGLLDRSTTSSTAFELPWPWGGEWFEVRDVRPLNYIIGSLGSGKTILARRLAETLPDAGFVGLDRLDKQCAAAKTLLENDAALDSRVTQVLAWLIEEGATRSDALIALLVALEAEGPAVLVVDMIEQDLDRSSQQALMAHLRQRARVAGTRPLFLMTRSAAILDLAAVGPEEAILLCPANHSPPSRVAPYPGAPGYEAVATCLAPPEVRERIARRPGG; translated from the coding sequence ATGCTGCCTGAACCCGATCAACCCAAGGATGGTGAACATATGAGTTCTGCGGACTTGTCGCTCAGCGCTTCGGAAGCGGCCAGACGGCTGGGCGTATCGATCAAGGCCCTGCGGCTATACGAGCGACAGGGCCTGATCAGTCCTGGCCGCACACCGCCGGGATATCGCGCGTACCGGCCTGACGATATGGCTCGAGCGGCAGAAGTCGTCGCCCTTCGCACGCTCGGACTCAGCCTGGCCCAGGTTGCGCGTGTGCTGGATGGAGACCCGGCAAGCCTGAAGGTCGCGCTAACGGCCCACGAAACGGCACTCGATAACGACATCCGTGCGCTCGTTCATAAATTGGACAAGCTTCGAAATATCCAGGCCGATCTTGCCGGTGGCCAGATGCCCTCCGATGGCGAGTTGACCGGACTGCTCGATCGATCGACGACAAGCAGCACAGCGTTCGAACTCCCTTGGCCCTGGGGTGGCGAGTGGTTCGAAGTTCGCGATGTTCGGCCTTTGAACTACATCATCGGCTCGCTGGGCAGCGGCAAGACCATACTGGCCCGGCGTCTCGCCGAAACGCTGCCGGACGCGGGTTTCGTTGGCCTGGATCGGCTCGATAAGCAATGCGCCGCGGCGAAGACCCTGCTGGAGAACGACGCCGCGCTCGATTCACGCGTCACGCAGGTGCTGGCCTGGCTCATTGAAGAGGGGGCGACAAGATCCGACGCCCTGATCGCGTTGCTCGTCGCGCTGGAAGCGGAAGGCCCCGCGGTCCTGGTGGTGGATATGATCGAACAGGATCTCGACCGGTCATCACAGCAGGCCTTGATGGCTCATCTGCGTCAGCGTGCGAGGGTCGCGGGCACGCGGCCGCTGTTCCTGATGACGCGCTCCGCGGCCATCCTGGATCTCGCGGCGGTTGGACCGGAAGAGGCCATCCTGCTTTGCCCCGCGAATCACAGCCCCCCGAGTCGCGTGGCGCCTTACCCCGGCGCGCCGGGTTACGAGGCGGTCGCGACATGCCTGGCACCGCCCGAGGTACGAGAGCGGATAGCAAGACGCCCCGGCGGCTGA